Proteins from a genomic interval of Papaver somniferum cultivar HN1 chromosome 4, ASM357369v1, whole genome shotgun sequence:
- the LOC113362797 gene encoding long chain base biosynthesis protein 2a: MITIPYTTALTTLFSYGLLFAFGQLRDLFRKFVEWWKDSNLHGYAPICLGLEDFYVRRLYLRIQDCFGRPIASAPDSWIDVVERYSNDNNKTLKRTTNTSKCLNLGSYNYLGFAASDEYCTPRAVESLKKFSPSTCSTRVDGGTTILHVELEECVAQFVGKPAAMVTGMGYVTNSAILPVLIGKGGLIISDSLNHNSIVNGARGSGATVRVFQHNTPSHLEEVLREQIAFGQPRTRRPWKKIIVVVEGIYSMEGELCKLPEIIQVCKKYRAYTYLDEAHSIGAVGKSGRGVCELLGVDTADVDIMMGTFTKSFGSCGGYIAASKEVIEYLKFSCPAHLYATAISPPAAQQIISSIRVILGEDGSSRGAQKLTRIRENSNFFRSELQKMGFEVLGDNDSPVMPIMLYNPAKIPAFSRECLKRNVAVVTVAFPATPLLLARARICISASHTREDLLKALEVISEVGDLVGIKYFPAEPKKQDDGRVKLE; the protein is encoded by the exons atgattacAATTCCATATACAACTGCTTTAACAACGTTATTTAGTTATGGATTATTATTTGCTTTTGGACAACTTAGAGATCTATTCAGAAAATTCGTTGAATGGTGGAAAGATAGTAATCTTCAT GGATATGCACCGATTTGTTTAGGTCTTGAAGATTTCTATGTTAGACGATTGTATCTTCGTATTCAG GATTGTTTTGGACGACCAATTGCAAGTGCGCCTGATTCTTGGATTGATGTGGTTGAGCGTTACTCTAATGATAATAACAAGACACTCAA GCGAACCACAAATACAAGTAAATGTCTCAACTTGGGATCATACAATTACCTTGGGTTTGCAGCATCAGATGAATACTGCACTCCACGTGCTGTTGAGTCATTGAAGAAATTTTCCCCAAGTACATGCAGCACTCGTGTAGACGGTG GAACAACAATATTACATGTGGAATTAGAGGAATGTGTTGCTCAATTTGTTGGAAAGCCAGCTGCTATGGTTACTGGTATGGGATACGTCACAAATTCAGCTATCCTTCCAGTCCTGATTGGGAAG GGTGGGTTGATAATTAGTGATTCTTTGAACCACAACTCCATTGTTAATGGTGCCCGAGGTTCAGGAGCCACAGTTCGAGTTTTCCAGCATAACA CACCGTCCCATTTGGAAGAAGTTTTGAGGGAACAAATTGCTTTTGGGCAGCCTAGAACTCGTAGACCTtggaaaaaaataattgttgTTGTAGAGGGCATTTACAGCATGGAAGGAGAGCTCTGCAAACTTCCTGAGATTATACAAGTCTGCAAGAAATACAGG GCATATACTTATTTGGATGAGGCTCATAGTATTGGGGCAGTTGGGAAGTCAGGAAGAGGAGTTTGTGAGCTTCTAGGAGTGGATACAGCTGATGTTGACATAATGATGGGGACTTTTACAAAATCCTTTGGATCATGTGGCGGTTACATTGCAGCATCCAAG GAGGTTATTGAATATCTGAAGTTCTCATGCCCTGCTCATCTGTACGCGACTGCAATTTCACCACCTGCTGCACAACAGATTATATCTTCCATAAGGGTTATTCTTGGCGAAGATGGTTCTAGTAGAG GAGCTCAGAAACTTACACGTATTCGTGAGAACAGCAACTTTTTCCGGTCAGAATTGCAGAAGATGGGATTTGAGGTTCTAGGAGACAATGACTCTCCAGTAATGCCCATCATGCTTTACAATCCAGCAAAAATCCCTGCCTTTTCTCGAGAGTGCCTTAAACGGAAT GTCGCTGTCGTCACAGTTGCTTTTCCAGCCACACCACTATTGTTGGCCAGGGCACGTATCTGCATATCTGCTTCTCACACCAGGGAAGACTTGTTAAAAGCTCTAGAG GTTATCAGCGAAGTCGGTGACCTTGTGGGCATAAAGTACTTCCCTGCTGAGCCCAAGAAGCAGGATGACGGCAGGGTAAAGCTCGAGTGA
- the LOC113274305 gene encoding protein TIFY 9-like: MSKSLVELDFFRIEKENSSSSLSSSKSQFQKFLQQQRGMQSAVSKLNPELLRTVINSGAASTSSNSSGHLERKSSSTLIFDEVTNESENLFSLVPPAMPKQMQCTSAETGTLRTAPLTIFYNGKVSVFDVPRDKAEFLMKLAENNMNNGMIQSSSSSKITTTSVDHFTLCSSSTMDEHKNILDTLNEDLPIARRRSLQRFLEKRKERLSLVASPYTYIPSLSKFVEKNNGVGSDGGSTSKV; encoded by the exons ATGTCAAAATCTCTAGTAGAACTCGATTTCTTCCGCATAGAGAAAGAAAATTCATCCTCCTCGCTATCTTCGTCAAAATCTCAATTCCAGAAATTCCTTCAACAACAACGAG GTATGCAAAGCGCAGTTTCCAAGTTAAATCCGGAGCTGTTGAGAACGGTTATTAACTCCGGAGCTGCAAGTACTAGTAGCAATAGCAGtggtcatttggagcgaaaatcaTCGTCTACTTTAATCTTCGATGAGGTGACAAACGAGTCAGAGAATCTGTTCTCTTTGGTTCCACCCGCCATGCCTAAACAAATGCAATGTACGTCGGCTGAAACTGGAACACTACGAACAGCTCCATTAACGATTTTTTACAACGGGAAGGTGTCCGTATTTGATGTTCCCCGTGATAAGGCGGAGTTTCTAATGAAACTTGCTGAGAATAATATGAATAATGGAATGAtccaatcatcatcttcatccaaGATTACTACAACTAGTGTTGATCATTTTACGTTGTGTTCATCTTCAACGATGGATGAACACAAAAACATTCTTGATACACTCAACGAAG ATTTGCCAATTGCTAGAAGGAGATCGCTGCAAAGATTTCTTGAAAAACGAAAAGAGAG ACTGAGTTTGGTAGCTTCGCCGTACACGTACATACCAAGCCTTAGCAAGTTCGTAGAAAAGAACAACGGAGTCGGTAGTGATGGCGGTTCAACCTCAAAAGTTTGA